The Paucidesulfovibrio gracilis DSM 16080 genome window below encodes:
- a CDS encoding molybdopterin-dependent oxidoreductase, which translates to MAKEKVYSICGMCSVRCPIEAEVENGRCVYIQGNPHAAGIAGALCPRGAAGVALTEDDERPQHPMIREGERGEGKWRKVSWDEALDYVAAKLNKVRAEYGDRAVLFSDRGGPFRDFHRAFLRAIGTPNYNNHDAACARNVQNAALSVFGFGRKGVAYDLKNTKHLVVQTRNIFEAVNVAEVNNTLDAVANGAKISCIDIRASVTAAKADNFYMIRPGTDYAFNLAVIHELINAKLYDRAFVEKHFNDFQVLVDFVQPYTPEWAEEETGIPAERLRDFCRQLAEAAPAVLWHPGWMTARYSDSFYMSRTAYLINALLGSIGAKGGLPIMNKPGDVGRKGLNSFMNLFPKPEEKRVDGVGWMDGRTHFDAGPGLVNLSYDAIETGEPYPIKAYIAHRHDPLMAFPDRDDVKRKWANLDLLVAVTFTWSDTAWFADVVLPISPYLERDSILATKNGLKPSFIRRARVMEPRFDTKAIWEIYAMLAKKMGIEKLAYDKVEDVWNFQLDGTGVSIEDFQATGLVSLADEALYRDMDGFTFKTESGKIEVHSPRLEKSGLPSLPPYQSPERPPKGRYRITFGRCALHTQGHTVNNPLLFERMPENTLWINADEAQKLGIEDGEYVEVGNNGHKGRIKAFVTPFIHPECVFMIHGFGHDLPCESRAKGKGAADNLLMPKGIAKYDKAGGAVSMQEHFIEVRKA; encoded by the coding sequence ATGGCAAAAGAAAAAGTTTACAGCATTTGCGGCATGTGCTCGGTGCGCTGCCCCATCGAGGCGGAGGTGGAGAACGGCCGCTGCGTGTACATCCAGGGCAACCCCCATGCAGCGGGCATTGCCGGAGCGCTCTGTCCGCGCGGTGCCGCCGGGGTGGCCCTTACCGAAGACGATGAACGCCCCCAGCATCCCATGATCCGCGAGGGGGAACGCGGCGAAGGCAAATGGCGCAAGGTGAGTTGGGACGAGGCGCTGGATTACGTGGCCGCCAAACTCAACAAGGTCCGCGCTGAATACGGAGACCGCGCCGTGCTTTTTTCGGACCGCGGCGGTCCGTTCCGCGACTTCCACCGCGCCTTTCTCCGGGCCATCGGAACCCCGAACTACAACAACCATGACGCGGCATGCGCCCGCAACGTGCAGAACGCGGCCCTTTCCGTGTTCGGATTCGGGCGCAAGGGCGTGGCCTACGACCTGAAGAACACCAAGCACCTCGTGGTGCAGACCCGGAACATCTTCGAGGCCGTGAACGTGGCCGAGGTGAACAACACCCTGGACGCGGTGGCCAACGGCGCCAAGATCAGCTGTATCGACATCCGCGCCAGCGTCACTGCGGCCAAGGCCGACAACTTCTATATGATCCGCCCCGGTACGGACTACGCCTTCAACCTGGCCGTCATCCATGAGCTGATCAATGCGAAGCTGTACGATCGCGCCTTTGTGGAGAAGCATTTCAACGACTTCCAGGTTCTGGTGGACTTTGTCCAACCCTACACCCCGGAATGGGCCGAAGAGGAAACCGGCATTCCGGCCGAACGCCTGCGCGACTTCTGCCGCCAGCTGGCCGAGGCCGCCCCGGCCGTGCTCTGGCATCCCGGCTGGATGACCGCCCGCTACTCGGACTCCTTTTACATGTCCCGCACGGCCTACCTGATCAACGCCCTTTTGGGCAGCATCGGAGCCAAGGGCGGTCTGCCCATCATGAACAAGCCCGGAGACGTGGGACGCAAAGGGCTGAACAGCTTCATGAACCTCTTTCCCAAGCCCGAGGAAAAACGCGTGGACGGCGTGGGCTGGATGGACGGCCGTACTCACTTCGACGCGGGTCCGGGCCTGGTAAACCTCTCCTACGACGCCATTGAAACCGGCGAGCCGTATCCCATCAAGGCATACATCGCCCATCGGCATGATCCGCTCATGGCCTTCCCGGACCGCGACGACGTCAAACGCAAGTGGGCCAACCTGGATCTGCTCGTGGCCGTGACCTTCACCTGGTCGGACACGGCCTGGTTCGCGGACGTGGTCCTGCCCATCTCGCCCTACCTGGAACGCGATTCCATCCTGGCCACCAAGAACGGACTGAAGCCCTCGTTCATCCGGCGCGCCCGGGTCATGGAACCCCGCTTCGACACCAAGGCCATCTGGGAAATCTACGCCATGCTGGCCAAAAAGATGGGAATTGAAAAGCTGGCCTATGACAAGGTCGAAGATGTTTGGAACTTCCAGCTCGACGGCACGGGCGTGTCCATCGAGGACTTCCAGGCCACGGGATTGGTTTCCCTGGCGGATGAAGCCCTGTACCGCGACATGGACGGTTTCACATTCAAGACCGAATCCGGCAAGATCGAGGTCCACTCGCCCCGGCTGGAGAAAAGCGGTCTGCCCTCGCTGCCGCCCTACCAGTCCCCGGAGCGCCCGCCCAAGGGCCGCTACCGCATCACCTTCGGCCGCTGCGCCCTGCACACCCAGGGCCACACCGTGAACAACCCGCTCCTCTTTGAGCGCATGCCCGAAAATACGCTCTGGATCAATGCCGACGAAGCCCAGAAACTGGGCATTGAGGACGGAGAATACGTGGAGGTGGGTAATAACGGTCACAAGGGCCGCATCAAAGCCTTTGTCACCCCGTTCATCCACCCGGAATGCGTGTTCATGATCCACGGCTTCGGCCATGACCTGCCCTGCGAGAGCCGGGCCAAAGGCAAAGGCGCGGCCGACAACCTGCTCATGCCCAAAGGCATTGCCAAGTACGACAAGGCCGGCGGTGCGGTTTCCATGCAGGAGCACTTCATCGAGGTGCGCAAAGCTTAA
- a CDS encoding FmdE family protein, translating into MNIGPHTFEEFKQKAKDFHGYPAPGLLIGGYMVEAARSLLPKDILFEAVVETSKCLPDAVQILTPLSTGNSWMKVINLGRYALSLYDKFTGEGHRIFVDTNRLEDWPEIRSWFLKLKPKKDQDSDRLFAEIEEAGHTICSTHPVTIPQRMLQRHSMREIRICPACNEAYPASDGGICRGCQGEAPYLGVWQAPGTDGDDRALPPLRAVPVEEAVGKTALHDMTRIEPGVSKGPEFKAGQNFGVGDLCRLHQMGRAHVFVAEDNIPGDEWVHENDAVLAFARRMAGPGVTHTQTPNEGKIEFHAERTGLLRLDRDILRAFNMVPDVMCATRHHAIMVEQGKGFAGCRAIPLYLPQAGFQRALAVLGAAPLFEVLPLRSANIGVLVTGTEVFKGLVQDKFEPVIRSKAEALGSRVTASCVVPDDRAAITQAVEELLEQGCDMLITTAGLSVDPGDVTRPGLLDAGLTDALHGMPVLPGAMTLVGRLTNNETDVPVLGVPACALFHKTTSLDLLLPRLLAGLDITRRDLADMAEGGYCLGCKSCTFPKCPFGK; encoded by the coding sequence ATGAATATCGGACCCCACACTTTTGAGGAATTCAAGCAAAAGGCTAAGGATTTTCACGGCTACCCCGCGCCGGGTCTGCTCATCGGCGGATACATGGTGGAGGCGGCGCGCAGTCTGCTGCCCAAGGATATTCTTTTCGAGGCCGTGGTGGAGACCAGCAAATGTCTGCCCGACGCCGTGCAGATTCTGACGCCGCTCTCCACGGGCAACAGCTGGATGAAGGTGATCAACCTGGGCCGCTACGCCCTGTCCCTGTACGACAAATTCACCGGCGAAGGCCACCGCATCTTCGTGGATACGAACCGTCTGGAAGACTGGCCGGAAATCCGCTCCTGGTTCCTGAAGCTCAAGCCCAAAAAGGACCAGGACTCCGATCGGTTGTTTGCGGAAATCGAAGAAGCCGGGCACACCATCTGTTCCACCCATCCCGTGACCATCCCGCAACGCATGCTCCAGCGCCATTCCATGCGGGAAATCCGCATCTGCCCGGCCTGCAACGAAGCCTACCCCGCAAGCGACGGCGGCATCTGCCGTGGTTGCCAGGGCGAAGCCCCGTACCTGGGCGTTTGGCAGGCACCGGGGACCGATGGCGACGACCGCGCCCTGCCCCCGCTCCGGGCCGTGCCTGTGGAAGAGGCCGTGGGCAAAACCGCCCTGCACGACATGACCCGCATTGAACCCGGTGTCTCCAAGGGACCGGAATTCAAGGCGGGCCAGAATTTCGGCGTGGGCGACCTCTGCCGCCTGCACCAGATGGGCCGTGCTCACGTATTCGTGGCCGAGGACAACATCCCCGGCGACGAGTGGGTGCATGAAAACGACGCGGTGCTGGCCTTTGCCCGGCGCATGGCCGGTCCCGGCGTGACCCACACGCAGACGCCGAATGAAGGCAAAATCGAATTCCACGCCGAACGTACCGGACTGCTGCGGCTTGACCGCGACATTCTGCGTGCCTTCAACATGGTGCCGGACGTCATGTGCGCCACACGGCACCACGCCATCATGGTGGAACAAGGCAAAGGCTTTGCCGGATGCCGGGCCATTCCCCTTTACCTTCCTCAGGCCGGTTTCCAACGCGCCCTGGCCGTGCTCGGCGCTGCCCCGCTCTTTGAGGTGCTGCCGCTACGCTCGGCGAACATCGGCGTTCTGGTAACCGGAACCGAAGTATTCAAAGGACTTGTGCAGGACAAATTTGAACCGGTGATCCGTTCCAAGGCCGAAGCCCTCGGCTCCCGGGTCACGGCCTCCTGTGTTGTGCCGGACGACCGCGCCGCCATTACCCAGGCCGTGGAAGAGCTTCTGGAGCAGGGCTGCGACATGCTCATCACCACGGCAGGGCTGTCCGTGGATCCCGGCGATGTGACCCGGCCCGGCCTGCTGGACGCGGGACTCACCGATGCCCTGCACGGCATGCCTGTTCTGCCCGGTGCCATGACCCTGGTGGGACGGCTGACCAACAACGAAACCGATGTTCCCGTTCTCGGGGTTCCTGCCTGCGCCTTGTTTCACAAGACCACCAGCCTGGATCTGCTTCTGCCCCGATTGCTGGCCGGCTTGGACATCACCCGCCGCGATCTGGCGGACATGGCCGAAGGCGGCTACTGCCTGGGTTGCAAGTCCTGCACTTTCCCCAAGTGTCCCTTCGGGAAATAA
- a CDS encoding formate dehydrogenase accessory sulfurtransferase FdhD produces MTNSAAISAPVPERSWTDRSPAGHTDNARLLRYEAGRLYTAPDVLGMERDMEIRIPGRESVHLSRTPGKDRQLVLGALFTRGWIQSARDVAGMVVCEYTSQTLVQVTLEPTIRPAQRPGTVCADPNESGYGAATSGEHALLARGAKRLLTLRTRFEQQQKMHRATGAMHGAALFHGSGTLLAFAEDIGRHNALDKAIGMVLDQGLLDRVDLAVLSSRLALALTRKAIAAGIGLLAGFSVATAPSVELAHSKGMTLIGRLKPKGMNIYTHPWRLARLALHTAPTPETTEHEYRTPHF; encoded by the coding sequence ATGACCAATTCCGCCGCCATTTCCGCCCCTGTCCCGGAACGCTCCTGGACGGATCGCTCCCCGGCAGGGCATACGGACAATGCCCGGCTACTGCGCTACGAAGCCGGACGCCTTTATACCGCTCCCGACGTGCTCGGCATGGAACGCGACATGGAAATCCGGATACCCGGACGCGAGTCCGTCCACCTCAGCCGAACCCCTGGAAAGGACAGACAACTCGTGCTCGGCGCGCTGTTCACCAGGGGCTGGATTCAATCCGCCCGTGATGTTGCCGGAATGGTGGTTTGCGAGTATACTTCCCAAACTCTTGTCCAGGTCACTTTGGAACCCACGATCCGGCCCGCACAACGTCCGGGTACGGTATGCGCTGATCCGAACGAATCTGGCTACGGAGCGGCCACAAGCGGTGAGCACGCTCTGCTGGCCCGCGGTGCTAAGCGCCTGCTCACTTTGCGGACCCGTTTCGAGCAACAGCAAAAAATGCACCGCGCCACCGGAGCCATGCACGGAGCCGCCCTCTTCCACGGTAGCGGAACTCTGCTCGCCTTTGCCGAGGACATTGGACGCCACAACGCCCTGGACAAGGCCATCGGCATGGTTCTGGACCAAGGGCTGCTTGATCGCGTGGACCTGGCTGTGCTCTCCTCCAGACTGGCCCTTGCGTTGACCCGCAAAGCCATTGCCGCGGGCATCGGCCTTTTGGCCGGTTTTTCCGTTGCCACGGCCCCGTCCGTGGAATTGGCCCACAGCAAAGGCATGACCCTGATCGGGCGACTCAAACCCAAAGGCATGAACATCTACACCCACCCCTGGCGGCTGGCCCGACTGGCCCTGCATACCGCCCCAACCCCGGAAACCACAGAACATGAATATCGGACCCCACACTTTTGA
- a CDS encoding 4Fe-4S dicluster domain-containing protein, with the protein MPKTFFIDTSRCTACRGCQIACKEWHELPANKTTQFGWGSHQNPQDLNPNNYKLVRFSEHLDGDVIRWNFFPDQCRHCVSPPCKQVGDMTHENAIVQDKATGAVLFTEATRKFSELDFEDIRDACPYNIPRRDPETGQLSKCTMCIDRVRSGMLPACVKACPTGTMNFGEREEMLKLAAQRLERVRKTFPEAMLADPDDVNVIYLLTDAPENYHDYAVASLVPVRPMDRKSFLAVLGRPLRRIADGLG; encoded by the coding sequence ATGCCCAAGACGTTCTTTATCGACACATCGCGATGCACCGCGTGTCGGGGCTGCCAGATCGCCTGCAAGGAATGGCACGAACTCCCGGCCAACAAAACCACGCAGTTCGGCTGGGGCAGTCACCAGAATCCCCAGGATCTGAACCCCAACAACTATAAGCTGGTGCGCTTCAGCGAACACCTGGACGGCGACGTGATCCGTTGGAACTTCTTCCCGGATCAATGCCGCCACTGTGTTTCCCCGCCGTGTAAGCAAGTGGGGGACATGACCCACGAAAACGCCATCGTACAGGACAAGGCCACGGGCGCGGTGCTCTTCACCGAGGCCACTCGCAAGTTCAGCGAACTGGACTTCGAGGACATCCGCGACGCTTGTCCCTACAACATCCCTCGGCGGGATCCCGAAACCGGGCAGTTGTCCAAATGCACCATGTGCATCGACCGCGTGCGCAGCGGTATGCTGCCCGCCTGCGTCAAGGCCTGCCCCACGGGAACCATGAACTTCGGCGAACGCGAAGAGATGCTCAAACTGGCCGCGCAACGGCTGGAACGGGTGCGCAAGACCTTCCCCGAAGCCATGCTCGCGGATCCCGACGACGTGAACGTGATCTACCTGCTCACGGACGCGCCGGAAAACTACCACGACTATGCCGTGGCCTCTCTGGTTCCGGTGCGGCCCATGGACCGCAAGAGCTTCCTTGCCGTGCTGGGCCGACCCCTGCGGCGGATCGCTGACGGCCTGGGATAG
- the tpx gene encoding thiol peroxidase translates to MQERQGLVTIDGNPLTLVGPELRPGDAAPGFTLLDTDMNPKTLEDYRGRPLIISSVPSLDTPVCDMETRRFNREAASLGDGVRVLTVSMDLPFAQSRWCGAAGVDNVVTLSDHKDASFGENWGVLLRELRLLARCVFVVDADAVIRFVHLVPEVTDEPDYDAVLAAVRDVV, encoded by the coding sequence ATGCAAGAACGGCAAGGCCTCGTGACCATTGACGGAAATCCCTTGACCCTGGTGGGTCCGGAACTGCGTCCCGGCGACGCCGCACCGGGCTTCACGCTGCTGGATACCGACATGAACCCTAAAACATTGGAAGATTACCGGGGCCGTCCCCTGATTATCTCCAGTGTGCCGTCCCTGGATACACCGGTATGCGACATGGAAACACGTCGGTTCAATCGCGAAGCCGCCTCCCTGGGCGACGGCGTGCGCGTGCTTACCGTGAGCATGGACCTGCCCTTTGCGCAAAGTCGCTGGTGCGGGGCTGCGGGCGTGGACAATGTGGTCACGCTTTCGGACCACAAGGACGCTTCGTTTGGTGAAAATTGGGGCGTGCTGCTTCGGGAGCTGCGGCTGCTGGCCCGGTGCGTGTTCGTGGTGGACGCCGATGCCGTGATCCGTTTTGTGCATCTGGTCCCCGAGGTGACGGACGAACCGGACTACGATGCGGTGCTGGCCGCTGTCAGGGACGTGGTTTAG
- a CDS encoding winged helix-turn-helix domain-containing protein, translated as MYQTTFLSESVASQGNTARQHPDRPRGVLRLNLWLENDQGVLFGMGRLLLLREIHTSGSLSAAAASLGMSYRAAWGKIKKTEQVLGINLIERNGCRRSGCQLTEYGHTLAVEYERWFASVERFALEQARRAVPLEVRKFNDTATEEAENTPQHVNNNILK; from the coding sequence ATGTACCAAACAACATTCCTCTCCGAGTCGGTCGCATCCCAGGGCAACACGGCCCGGCAGCACCCGGACAGACCCCGGGGGGTGTTGCGCCTTAACCTCTGGCTGGAAAACGACCAGGGCGTGCTGTTCGGCATGGGCCGCTTGCTGCTGCTGCGCGAAATTCATACCAGCGGCTCCCTTTCGGCCGCAGCCGCCAGCCTGGGCATGTCTTACCGGGCAGCCTGGGGCAAAATAAAAAAAACAGAACAGGTGCTCGGCATCAACCTTATAGAACGCAATGGGTGCCGCCGGTCCGGATGTCAACTCACGGAATATGGGCATACCCTGGCCGTAGAGTACGAGCGTTGGTTCGCTTCAGTGGAGCGCTTTGCCTTGGAGCAGGCTCGGCGGGCGGTTCCTCTTGAGGTGCGGAAATTCAACGACACCGCCACGGAAGAGGCTGAGAACACGCCCCAACATGTTAATAATAACATATTGAAATAA
- a CDS encoding formate dehydrogenase accessory protein FdhE: MHTNTSTQLRTDSVRSSLQRLCQERPAYRQLTEVFAPLLEHAETLRADLTPTCPALPPHGETFKAQGIPLLTGNDLTTWNQPLDQSLARMAPVLETLLERPDLEALLRDQMERTGLTPAHLVLPLLQGDEPALNRLATALEQGRDEPAIDPGRLGFFLHHVLSPVLSAAAATLPEPETWGDWKEPICPICGSLPAFATLSPREPVHTEQIVSGGGRKHLHCGLCGHHWRIRRDACPGCGQADSEQRELLFARDAARERIEICHSCNGYALCVDLREFDPVPALETVPLALLHLDMVARERGLRPLFRTIWNVLPQD; this comes from the coding sequence ATGCACACCAACACCTCCACCCAGCTCCGCACCGATTCGGTCCGCTCCAGCCTGCAACGCCTTTGCCAGGAACGCCCTGCCTACCGACAACTTACCGAGGTGTTCGCCCCCCTGCTGGAACATGCCGAAACCCTGCGGGCCGACCTGACCCCCACCTGTCCCGCCCTGCCGCCCCACGGCGAAACATTCAAGGCCCAGGGCATCCCGCTGCTCACCGGTAACGATCTGACAACCTGGAACCAGCCCCTGGACCAAAGCCTGGCACGCATGGCTCCCGTGTTGGAAACCCTCCTGGAACGCCCCGATTTGGAAGCCCTTTTGCGCGACCAGATGGAACGCACCGGCCTGACACCGGCCCACCTGGTGCTCCCCCTGCTCCAGGGGGACGAACCCGCTCTCAACCGCCTGGCAACAGCACTGGAACAGGGCCGCGACGAACCGGCCATTGACCCTGGCCGCCTCGGTTTTTTTCTGCACCACGTGCTTTCCCCGGTGCTCAGCGCGGCCGCGGCCACCCTTCCCGAGCCGGAAACCTGGGGGGATTGGAAAGAACCGATCTGTCCTATTTGCGGCTCCCTGCCCGCCTTTGCCACCCTTTCACCCCGGGAGCCGGTGCATACGGAACAAATCGTCAGCGGCGGCGGACGCAAGCACCTGCATTGCGGACTGTGCGGCCACCACTGGCGGATACGGCGCGACGCCTGTCCCGGCTGCGGCCAGGCCGACTCCGAGCAACGCGAATTGCTCTTCGCCCGGGACGCGGCCCGGGAGCGCATCGAGATCTGCCATAGCTGCAACGGATATGCCCTGTGTGTGGACCTGCGGGAATTCGACCCTGTTCCGGCATTGGAGACCGTCCCCCTGGCGCTGCTGCACCTGGACATGGTGGCCCGGGAGCGGGGCTTGCGGCCCTTATTTCGTACCATTTGGAACGTGCTGCCGCAGGACTGA
- the fdnG gene encoding formate dehydrogenase-N subunit alpha yields the protein MQCNRRNFLKLAGVGAVGLSLGQLGVDLTPVEAYAAQLKIDGAKEIFTVCPFCSVSCNAIGYVKNGKLVNTEGDPDYPVNEGSLCAKGAAMFTMTTSEHRVKKPLYRAPYSDKWEEKSWEWVMDRIARRVKETRDKDFILKDEHGNTVNRLESMFLLGTSHADNEECALAHQAMRGLGVVHMDHQARIUHSATVAALGESFGRGAMTNHWIDIKNADSILIMGSNAAEHHPISFKWVLRAKDAGATVMHVDPKFSRTSARSDFHVPLRSGTDIAFLGGMIHYILESESYFKEYVAEYTNAALVVGKKFGFKDGLFTGYDPKTRLYDKSKWDFELDKNGVPVRDVTLQHPRCVFQLMRKHYARYSLDKVSATTGVSKENLQRVYETFAATGKPDKAGTVMYALGWTQHTVGVQNIRSAAIIQLLLGNIGVAGGGINALRGEPNVQGSTDHTLLYHIIPGYMAMPHNGWQTYEEYVKANTPVSNDPLSANWWQHKPKYFASLLKAWFGQNATKDNGFCYELLPKIEKGEDYSYMFLFDRMYRNKIRGGIIIGLNPMNSVPNTNKVRKALDNLDWLVTAELHHSETTDNWRRPGVDPKKNKTEVFLLPSAHRLEKEGSVTNSGRWLLWHYQAIKPGYEARNFGQMFVDMLNRVRDLYAKDGGVLPEALLKLNWPQSYDAEEVCRRINGHFTRDTEVKGKLYKKGQQVPSFTALADDGSTSSLNWLYAGSYTEEDGNKSKRRSAEQTPMQAKIGLYPNWSWCWPVNRRILYNRASVDEQGRPFNPAKAVIAWKGGKWVGDVPDGGWPPLATGKGRNPFIMSRHGYGQIFGPGRQDGPFSEHYEPVETPVDSNLFSGQLSSPCYKAIDSDMDQLAPPADPRFPIVLTTYNVTEHWCGGGETRNVPNLLETEPQLYVEISPELAKEKGINNGEGVIIESVRGRVEAIAMVTVRMRPLKVHGRIVHEIGMPFCFGWTTPGTGDSTNRLTPSVGDPNTTIPEYKACCVNIRKADKLTELAT from the coding sequence ATGCAGTGTAATCGAAGAAATTTCCTCAAGCTGGCCGGAGTGGGGGCCGTAGGGCTTTCCCTGGGTCAGCTCGGCGTGGATCTCACGCCGGTGGAGGCCTATGCCGCGCAGCTCAAGATCGACGGCGCCAAGGAGATCTTTACGGTCTGCCCGTTCTGCTCTGTGAGCTGCAACGCCATCGGCTACGTCAAGAACGGCAAGCTGGTGAACACCGAGGGTGACCCGGACTATCCCGTCAACGAAGGATCCCTTTGCGCCAAGGGCGCGGCCATGTTCACCATGACCACCAGCGAACACCGGGTAAAAAAACCCCTGTACCGCGCGCCCTACAGCGACAAATGGGAAGAAAAAAGTTGGGAATGGGTCATGGACCGCATTGCCCGGCGCGTTAAGGAAACGCGCGACAAAGATTTCATCCTCAAGGATGAACACGGCAACACCGTGAACCGCCTGGAATCCATGTTCCTGCTCGGAACCTCCCACGCGGACAACGAAGAATGCGCCCTGGCCCATCAGGCCATGCGCGGCCTGGGGGTCGTCCACATGGACCACCAGGCACGTATTTGACACAGCGCCACAGTTGCGGCTCTGGGAGAGTCGTTCGGACGCGGCGCGATGACCAACCACTGGATCGACATCAAGAATGCCGATTCCATCCTTATCATGGGCAGCAATGCTGCCGAACACCATCCAATCTCGTTCAAATGGGTGCTGCGGGCCAAGGACGCCGGCGCCACCGTCATGCACGTGGATCCGAAATTCTCGCGGACCTCGGCCCGCTCGGATTTCCACGTTCCCCTGCGGTCCGGCACGGACATCGCCTTCCTCGGCGGCATGATCCATTACATTCTGGAAAGTGAATCCTACTTCAAGGAATACGTGGCCGAATACACCAACGCCGCCCTGGTGGTGGGTAAAAAATTCGGCTTCAAGGACGGACTCTTTACCGGGTATGACCCGAAGACCAGGCTCTACGACAAGAGCAAATGGGACTTCGAGCTAGACAAAAACGGCGTACCCGTGCGGGACGTGACCCTGCAACACCCACGCTGCGTCTTCCAGCTGATGCGGAAGCACTACGCGCGCTACAGTCTGGACAAGGTCTCCGCCACCACCGGCGTTTCCAAGGAAAACCTCCAGCGCGTGTATGAAACCTTCGCGGCCACGGGCAAGCCGGACAAGGCCGGAACCGTCATGTACGCCCTGGGCTGGACCCAGCATACCGTGGGCGTGCAAAATATCCGCTCCGCCGCCATCATCCAGCTTCTGCTGGGCAATATCGGCGTGGCCGGAGGCGGCATCAACGCCCTGCGGGGCGAACCCAACGTACAGGGTTCCACGGACCACACCCTGCTCTACCACATCATCCCCGGCTACATGGCCATGCCCCACAACGGCTGGCAGACCTACGAAGAGTACGTCAAGGCCAACACCCCGGTGAGCAATGATCCGCTCTCGGCCAACTGGTGGCAACACAAACCCAAGTACTTTGCCAGCCTGCTCAAGGCCTGGTTCGGCCAAAACGCCACCAAGGACAACGGCTTCTGCTACGAGCTGTTGCCCAAGATCGAAAAGGGCGAGGACTATTCCTATATGTTCCTTTTCGACCGCATGTACCGGAATAAGATCCGCGGCGGCATCATCATCGGCCTGAACCCCATGAACTCGGTGCCCAACACCAACAAGGTCCGCAAGGCGTTGGACAACCTGGACTGGCTGGTAACCGCGGAACTGCACCACTCCGAGACCACGGACAACTGGCGCCGGCCCGGCGTTGATCCCAAAAAGAACAAGACCGAGGTCTTCCTGCTGCCTTCGGCCCACCGGCTGGAAAAGGAAGGCTCCGTGACCAACTCGGGCCGCTGGCTGCTCTGGCATTACCAGGCCATCAAGCCCGGGTACGAAGCCCGCAACTTCGGCCAGATGTTCGTGGACATGCTCAACCGTGTCCGCGACCTCTACGCCAAGGACGGCGGCGTGCTGCCCGAGGCGCTGCTCAAGCTGAACTGGCCCCAATCCTATGACGCCGAGGAAGTCTGCCGACGCATCAACGGCCACTTCACCCGGGATACGGAAGTCAAGGGCAAGCTCTACAAGAAGGGCCAGCAAGTACCCTCCTTCACGGCCCTGGCCGACGACGGCTCCACCAGCAGTCTGAACTGGCTCTACGCCGGAAGCTACACCGAAGAAGACGGCAACAAGTCCAAGCGGCGCAGTGCGGAACAGACCCCCATGCAGGCCAAGATCGGCCTGTACCCCAACTGGTCCTGGTGCTGGCCCGTGAACAGGCGCATCCTCTACAACCGCGCCTCCGTGGATGAGCAGGGACGCCCCTTCAACCCGGCCAAGGCCGTCATCGCCTGGAAGGGCGGCAAATGGGTGGGGGATGTACCTGACGGCGGCTGGCCCCCCCTGGCCACGGGCAAGGGACGCAACCCGTTCATCATGTCCCGCCACGGCTACGGCCAGATCTTCGGTCCCGGGCGGCAGGACGGTCCCTTCTCCGAACATTACGAACCCGTGGAAACCCCGGTGGACAGCAACCTGTTCTCCGGCCAGCTCAGCAGCCCATGCTACAAGGCCATTGACAGCGACATGGACCAACTGGCTCCCCCGGCGGATCCGCGCTTCCCCATCGTGCTGACCACCTACAACGTCACCGAACATTGGTGCGGCGGCGGGGAAACCCGCAACGTACCCAACCTGCTGGAAACCGAGCCGCAGCTCTATGTTGAGATCAGCCCGGAACTGGCCAAGGAAAAAGGCATCAACAACGGCGAAGGCGTGATCATCGAAAGCGTCCGCGGACGCGTCGAGGCCATAGCCATGGTCACGGTGCGCATGCGCCCGCTCAAGGTGCACGGCAGAATCGTTCACGAAATCGGCATGCCGTTTTGTTTCGGATGGACCACCCCCGGAACCGGAGACTCCACCAACCGGCTCACGCCGTCGGTGGGCGACCCCAACACCACCATCCCGGAATACAAGGCCTGCTGCGTGAACATCCGCAAGGCCGACAAGCTCACCGAGCTTGCCACCTAA